In Streptomyces alboniger, the following are encoded in one genomic region:
- a CDS encoding TetR/AcrR family transcriptional regulator, with the protein MAQKTAPDSTRRSERSRRAIYDAALALVGEVGYAKLTIEAIAARAGVGKQTIYRWWSSKGAVLLDAFLDLGEQAARAASENAGRGEIQTEITNSGDLEADLKFVMRATVDEFNDAKYDAPYRALAAEGLLNPELGEEFVEKLLEPQLQLFVKRVRQAQDAGHVLPDVDPRIALELWASPLAQRWLMRSGPLTHAYADKLVEYALYGITPRPAAS; encoded by the coding sequence ATGGCCCAGAAAACCGCCCCGGACTCCACGCGCCGCAGCGAACGCTCGCGCCGCGCGATCTACGACGCCGCCCTCGCCCTCGTCGGAGAGGTCGGCTACGCCAAGCTGACGATCGAGGCCATCGCGGCCCGCGCCGGCGTCGGCAAGCAGACGATCTACCGCTGGTGGTCGTCCAAGGGCGCCGTCCTGCTCGACGCCTTCCTCGACCTCGGCGAACAGGCGGCCAGGGCCGCGAGCGAGAACGCGGGCCGGGGCGAGATCCAGACCGAGATCACGAACTCCGGGGACCTGGAGGCCGACCTCAAGTTCGTGATGCGGGCCACCGTCGACGAGTTCAACGACGCCAAGTACGACGCTCCCTACCGCGCGCTCGCCGCCGAGGGCCTGCTCAACCCCGAGCTGGGCGAGGAGTTCGTGGAGAAACTCCTCGAACCGCAGCTCCAGCTCTTCGTGAAGCGCGTGCGCCAGGCCCAGGACGCGGGCCACGTCCTGCCGGACGTCGACCCCCGCATCGCCCTGGAGCTGTGGGCGAGCCCGCTCGCCCAGCGCTGGCTGATGCGCTCGGGCCCCCTGACCCACGCCTACGCGGACAAACTCGTCGAGTACGCCCTCTACGGCATCACCCCGCGCCCCGCGGCCTCCTGA
- a CDS encoding DUF6243 family protein → MTRGGSGNMLGVGGTRSNLSRKTLRGAGRGGRVGGGLSPQEQKRELVRRLREGREAHGRS, encoded by the coding sequence ATGACCCGAGGCGGATCCGGAAACATGCTGGGCGTCGGCGGCACCCGCAGCAACCTCTCCCGCAAGACGCTGCGCGGCGCCGGCCGCGGTGGACGTGTCGGCGGCGGGCTCAGCCCCCAGGAGCAGAAGCGCGAGCTGGTGCGCAGGCTGCGGGAGGGCCGCGAGGCGCACGGTCGGTCGTAG
- the ddaH gene encoding dimethylargininase — protein MSRFPRSPRRATPRRYLMCPPAHFKVTYSINPWMDPGKPVDVPLAVAQWEDLRDRYRSLGHTVEELTPRPGLPDMVFAANGATVVEGRVLGARFAYREREEEAAAHLEWFRAHGFTEIHEPVHINEGEGDFAVTSSYVLAGRGFRASPLSHGEAQEFFGRPVIGLDLIDPRYYHLDTALAVLDDAADEVMYYPPAFSPGSRAVLRSLFPDAVIAEEPDAEALGLNAVSDGLHVLLPQAALGLFEPLRARGYEPIGMDLSELLKGGGSVKCCTQELRA, from the coding sequence TTGTCCCGTTTTCCTCGCTCTCCTCGGCGCGCCACACCCCGGCGCTATCTGATGTGCCCACCGGCACACTTCAAGGTCACGTACTCCATCAACCCCTGGATGGACCCCGGCAAGCCGGTCGACGTCCCGCTCGCCGTCGCCCAGTGGGAGGACCTGCGCGACCGCTACCGCTCGCTCGGCCACACCGTCGAGGAGCTGACCCCCCGGCCCGGACTGCCGGACATGGTCTTCGCCGCGAACGGCGCGACCGTCGTGGAGGGGCGGGTGCTCGGCGCGCGCTTCGCCTACCGCGAGCGCGAGGAGGAGGCCGCGGCCCACCTGGAGTGGTTCCGCGCGCACGGCTTCACCGAGATCCACGAGCCCGTCCACATCAACGAGGGCGAGGGCGACTTCGCCGTCACCTCCTCCTACGTCCTGGCCGGTCGCGGCTTCCGGGCCAGCCCGCTCTCCCACGGCGAGGCGCAGGAGTTCTTCGGCCGCCCGGTGATCGGGCTCGACCTCATCGACCCCCGCTACTACCACCTGGACACCGCGCTCGCCGTCCTGGACGACGCGGCGGACGAGGTCATGTACTACCCGCCCGCCTTCTCGCCCGGCAGCCGGGCGGTCCTGCGGAGCCTGTTCCCCGACGCGGTGATCGCCGAGGAGCCCGACGCCGAGGCGCTCGGGCTCAACGCCGTCTCCGACGGGCTCCACGTGCTGCTCCCCCAGGCCGCGCTCGGGCTCTTCGAGCCGCTGCGGGCGCGCGGCTACGAACCCATCGGAATGGACCTGAGCGAGCTGCTCAAGGGCGGCGGCAGCGTGAAGTGCTGCACGCAGGAGCTGCGGGCCTAG
- a CDS encoding glycoside hydrolase: protein MTTKIGSLTLSIALVLAAAGASAYAFTAEAEPVHGKQVELAVDGGTAVVDTASLAVRAHTRDGRDLTLSDASATDLGRPGPVTRTGKGRVRWSYPERGIDVTAGTDHGRLSLSLKAHRDTAVSWPVTGTDAAASALQLPRGEGLDIPVKDAFWTTGEGGLGGSTLDVGAELTLPLWGYSLGRRTGVSYLTPTDIGTTLGFTAPGGRLRATAEHAFDGGDGTRDYSVTFALTDGNPVAPAADYRSYLAERGQLGSLKRKIANNPATGRLLGAFHAYTWGDARKAGGVERLRELGVDRMWLGYDGEPYPDRAAVSAAKGAGYLIGPYDSFANGQDPRTADAPNSAWPGTVYPDFCVRDAKGKPVTGFGGRGCYLSSRAFERAEPRHHYLADRTRGMVANGADSYFLDVDATGELFRDHGKGHRMTKAEDREHRLARMRRIAARGLVLGSETAQAWANRTLAFDHGGATPVADGLWKLQRDREKWGGYYPEGAPGVFFKPVDLPAGLAKAMYDPRYRVPLYETALHGSLVNTERWELSYEKLPGQKTTRALLAMLYNTPLNYVLDGPSLKKHGAELAALQKYFSPLHKAAGTEQLTGFRQLSKDRTVQRTVFGEGTLTVTANFGTKAYKGLPGGCVDARLKGDDAPRRLCPAKVTG from the coding sequence ATGACAACCAAGATCGGTTCGCTCACTCTCTCCATCGCCCTGGTCCTTGCCGCGGCCGGAGCGAGCGCCTACGCCTTCACCGCCGAGGCCGAGCCCGTACACGGCAAGCAGGTCGAACTGGCCGTCGACGGCGGCACGGCCGTGGTCGACACCGCCTCCCTCGCCGTACGCGCCCACACCCGCGACGGCCGCGACCTCACCCTCTCCGACGCCTCCGCCACCGACCTCGGCCGGCCGGGCCCCGTGACGCGTACCGGCAAGGGGAGGGTCCGTTGGAGCTACCCCGAGCGCGGCATCGACGTCACCGCCGGCACCGACCACGGACGCCTCTCGCTGAGCCTGAAGGCGCACCGCGACACCGCCGTCAGCTGGCCCGTCACCGGCACCGACGCCGCCGCCTCGGCCCTCCAGCTCCCGCGCGGGGAAGGCCTGGACATCCCCGTCAAGGACGCCTTCTGGACCACCGGTGAGGGCGGCCTCGGGGGCAGCACCCTCGACGTCGGCGCGGAGCTGACCCTGCCGCTGTGGGGCTACTCCCTCGGCAGGCGCACAGGAGTCAGCTATCTCACCCCGACCGACATCGGCACGACCCTCGGCTTCACCGCCCCCGGCGGCCGGCTGCGCGCCACCGCCGAGCACGCCTTCGACGGCGGCGACGGCACCCGCGACTACTCCGTCACCTTCGCCCTGACCGACGGGAACCCGGTCGCGCCGGCCGCCGACTACCGCTCCTACCTCGCCGAACGCGGTCAACTCGGCAGCCTGAAGCGGAAGATCGCGAACAACCCCGCCACCGGCCGACTGCTCGGCGCCTTCCACGCCTACACCTGGGGCGACGCCCGCAAGGCCGGCGGCGTCGAGCGGCTGCGCGAGCTGGGAGTGGACCGGATGTGGCTCGGCTACGACGGCGAGCCCTACCCGGACAGGGCGGCGGTGAGCGCCGCCAAGGGGGCCGGGTACCTCATCGGCCCCTACGACTCCTTCGCCAACGGCCAGGACCCGAGGACCGCCGACGCCCCGAACTCCGCCTGGCCCGGCACCGTCTACCCGGACTTCTGCGTCCGCGACGCCAAGGGCAAGCCGGTGACGGGCTTCGGCGGACGCGGCTGCTACCTCAGCTCGCGGGCCTTCGAGCGGGCCGAGCCCCGCCACCACTACCTGGCGGACCGCACCCGCGGGATGGTCGCCAACGGCGCCGACAGCTACTTCCTCGACGTCGACGCCACCGGCGAACTCTTCCGCGACCACGGCAAGGGCCACCGGATGACCAAGGCCGAGGACCGCGAGCACCGCCTCGCGCGGATGCGGCGCATCGCGGCCCGGGGGCTCGTCCTCGGCTCGGAGACCGCGCAGGCGTGGGCGAACAGGACGCTGGCCTTCGACCACGGCGGCGCGACGCCGGTCGCCGACGGCCTGTGGAAGCTCCAGAGGGACCGCGAGAAGTGGGGCGGCTACTACCCCGAGGGCGCCCCCGGGGTCTTCTTCAAGCCGGTGGACCTCCCCGCCGGCCTGGCCAAGGCGATGTACGACCCCCGCTACCGCGTCCCGCTCTACGAGACCGCCCTGCACGGCTCGCTGGTCAACACCGAGCGCTGGGAACTCTCGTACGAGAAGCTGCCGGGCCAGAAGACCACCCGCGCCCTGCTCGCGATGCTCTACAACACCCCCCTCAACTACGTCCTGGACGGCCCCTCGCTGAAGAAGCACGGCGCCGAACTGGCCGCGCTCCAGAAGTACTTCTCCCCCCTGCACAAGGCGGCCGGCACCGAACAGCTCACCGGCTTCCGCCAGTTGTCCAAGGACCGCACCGTCCAGCGCACGGTCTTCGGCGAAGGGACGCTGACCGTGACGGCCAACTTCGGCACCAAGGCGTACAAGGGCCTGCCGGGCGGCTGCGTCGACGCCCGCCTCAAGGGCGACGACGCCCCGCGCCGGCTCTGCCCGGCGAAGGTGACCGGCTAG
- a CDS encoding small ribosomal subunit Rsm22 family protein: MNELTSPGEKLSGALARALDGVPPSQASQAVARLIENYRGKTPTGAPILRDRADVAAYAAYRMPATFEAVRSALEALADAAPEGWVPGSHVDVGGGTGAAVWAAAATWRGERPVTVLDWAEPALQLGRELAAEEPRLAATRWQRERIGASLTVESAELVTISYVLKELTDADRRSVVDAAAHAATQAVVVVEPGTPDGYARVIEARDQLIAAGYRVAAPCPHSAACPIEPGTDWCHFSARVSRSSLHRQVKGGSLAYEDEKFSYVAATRFDPVPPPNRVVRRPQIRKGQVLLDLCGAEERRLRRETVTKRHGPLYRAARDTDWGDRWPPRSESQE; the protein is encoded by the coding sequence GTGAACGAGCTGACATCCCCGGGGGAAAAGCTGAGCGGCGCCCTCGCGAGGGCGCTGGACGGCGTGCCGCCCTCGCAGGCCTCGCAGGCCGTGGCGCGGCTGATCGAGAACTACCGGGGGAAGACCCCGACCGGCGCCCCCATCCTGCGGGACCGCGCGGACGTCGCCGCCTACGCGGCCTACCGCATGCCCGCCACCTTCGAGGCGGTGCGCTCCGCGCTGGAGGCCCTCGCGGACGCGGCCCCCGAGGGCTGGGTGCCCGGCAGCCACGTGGACGTCGGCGGCGGGACCGGCGCCGCCGTCTGGGCGGCCGCCGCGACCTGGCGGGGCGAGCGTCCTGTCACGGTCCTGGACTGGGCCGAGCCCGCCCTGCAACTGGGACGGGAACTGGCGGCGGAGGAACCCCGGTTGGCCGCCACGCGCTGGCAGCGCGAACGCATCGGTGCCTCGCTCACCGTCGAAAGCGCCGAGCTGGTCACCATCTCGTACGTCCTCAAGGAGCTGACCGACGCCGACCGCCGCTCGGTCGTCGACGCCGCGGCGCACGCGGCCACGCAGGCCGTCGTCGTCGTCGAACCGGGCACCCCGGACGGCTACGCGCGCGTCATCGAGGCACGCGACCAGCTCATCGCCGCCGGATACCGGGTCGCGGCCCCCTGCCCGCACAGCGCGGCCTGCCCCATCGAACCGGGCACGGACTGGTGCCACTTCTCAGCACGCGTCAGCAGGTCGTCCCTGCACCGCCAGGTCAAGGGCGGCTCACTGGCGTACGAGGACGAGAAGTTCAGTTACGTCGCGGCGACCCGCTTCGACCCGGTCCCGCCGCCGAACCGGGTGGTGCGCCGCCCCCAGATCCGCAAGGGCCAGGTGCTCCTCGACCTGTGCGGGGCCGAGGAGCGGCGGCTGCGCAGGGAGACCGTGACCAAGCGCCACGGCCCCCTCTACCGCGCGGCCCGCGACACGGACTGGGGCGACCGGTGGCCGCCCCGGTCCGAGTCGCAGGAGTGA